A single Oncorhynchus nerka isolate Pitt River linkage group LG10, Oner_Uvic_2.0, whole genome shotgun sequence DNA region contains:
- the LOC115135941 gene encoding G protein-coupled receptor kinase 6-like isoform X2, protein MELENIVANTVLLKAREGGGGNRKGKSKKWKQMLQFPHISLCEELRETTEKDYISICERQPIGRTLFRQFCETRAELRRCVKFLDAVAEYEVSPDEKRRECAQELLDKYFSPKSEDHIPELGEDMVGQFTERLEQEPCKELFNECTRQPVTKNTFRQYRVLGKGGFGEVCACQVRATGKMYACKKLEKKRIKKRKGESMALNEKQILEKVNSRFVVSLAYAYETKDALCLVLTLMNGGDLKFHIYHMGEAGFEEKRAVFYSAELACGLEDLHRERIVYRDLKPENILLDDHGHIRISDLGLAVHVPEEETIKGRVGTVGYMAPEVVKNERYTFSPDWWALGCLLYEMIEGQSPFQQRKKKIKREDVERLVRDVEEEYSDKFSEDAKSLCKMLLAKEPSERLGCQGEGATEVKAHPIFRSINFKRLKAGRLKAPFTPDPQAIYCKDVLDIEQFSTVKGVELEPKDDSFYCKVSTGSVSIPWQMEMIESECFQELNVFHTDGTVPPDLDWRGQPSPAPKQGLLQRLFGRQDCCGNCSDSDDEPTRL, encoded by the exons AGAAAGACTACATCAGCATTTGTGAGCGGCAGCCAATCGGACGCACGCTCTTTCGGCAGTTCTGTGAAACCCGGGCTGAGCTGAGACGTTGTGTCAAATTTCTGGACGCTGTG GCAGAGTATgaggtcagtccagatgagaagaggagggagtgtgCTCAGGAGCTCCTAGACAAGTACTTCAGCCCAAAG TCAGAGGATCACATTCCTGAGTTGGGGGAGGACATGGTgggtcagtttacagagaggcTGGAGCAGGAGCCCTGTAAAGAACTCTTCAATGAGTGCACCAG GCAGCCAGTCACTAAGAACACATTCCGACAGTACAGGGTATTAGGGAAGGGAGGCTTCGGTGAG GTGTGTGCGTGCCAGGTGCGTGCCACAGGGAAGATGTACGCATGTAAGAAGTTGGAGAAGAAGAGGAtcaagaagaggaaaggagagtccATGGCCTTGAATGAGAAGCAGATTCTAGAGAAAGTCAACAGTAGGTTTGTA GTGAGTCTAGCATACGCGTATGAGACAAAGGACGCTCTGTGTCTAGTGCTGACTCTGATGAACGGGGGAGACCTCAAGTTCCACATCTATCACATGGGAGAGGCCGGCTTCGAGGAGAAGAGGGCTGTGTTCTACTCTGCAGAGCTGGCCTGTGGCCTGGAGGACCTGCACAGAGAGAGGATCGTCTACAG GGACCTGAAGCCTGAAAACATACTATTGGATGACCATG GTCATATCCGGATATCAGACCTGGGCTTGGCAGTCCACGTTCCCGAGGAAGAGACCATCAAGGGTCGGGTGGGCACTGTAGGGTACATGG ctccaGAGGTGGTGAAGAATGAGCGCTACACATTCAGCCCAGACTGGTGGgcgctgggctgtctgctgtatgaGATGATCGAGGGCCAGTCTCCCTTCCAGCAGCGCAAGAAGAAGATCAAACGTGAGGACGTGGAGAGGCTGGTCagagacgtggaggaggagtACTCAGACAAGTTCTCAGAGGACGCCAAGTCCCTCTGCAAAATG CTGCTGGCTAAAGAGCCCAGTGAGAGGCTGGGCTGCCAGGGGGAGGGGGCTACGGAGGTGAAGGCCCACCCCATCTTCCGATCCATCAACTTCAAGAGGCTGAAAGCTGGCAGGCTGAAGGCCCCCTTCACCCCTGAT CCCCAGGCCATTTACTGTAAGGACGTGCTGGACATTGAGCAGTTCTCCACGGTCAAGGGGGTGGAGTTGGAGCCCAAAGATGACTCATTCTACTGTAAAGTGTCCACAGGCAGCGTGTCCATCCCCTGGCAAAtggag ATGATTGAGTCCGAGTGCTTTCAGGAGCTCAACGTGTTTCATACGGATGGGACAGTTCCCCCGGACCTGGACTGGAGAGGACAGCCCTCGCCTGCTCCTAAACAGGGGCTGCTACAGAGGCTTTTTGGGAGACAG GACTGCTGTGGAAACTGCAGCGACAGTGATGATGAGCCCACCAGGCTGTGA
- the LOC115135941 gene encoding G protein-coupled receptor kinase 6-like isoform X1, with the protein MELENIVANTVLLKAREGGGGNRKGKSKKWKQMLQFPHISLCEELRETTEKDYISICERQPIGRTLFRQFCETRAELRRCVKFLDAVAEYEVSPDEKRRECAQELLDKYFSPKSEDHIPELGEDMVGQFTERLEQEPCKELFNECTRLIHDYLSVAPFADYIDSMYYNRFLQWKWLERQPVTKNTFRQYRVLGKGGFGEVCACQVRATGKMYACKKLEKKRIKKRKGESMALNEKQILEKVNSRFVVSLAYAYETKDALCLVLTLMNGGDLKFHIYHMGEAGFEEKRAVFYSAELACGLEDLHRERIVYRDLKPENILLDDHGHIRISDLGLAVHVPEEETIKGRVGTVGYMAPEVVKNERYTFSPDWWALGCLLYEMIEGQSPFQQRKKKIKREDVERLVRDVEEEYSDKFSEDAKSLCKMLLAKEPSERLGCQGEGATEVKAHPIFRSINFKRLKAGRLKAPFTPDPQAIYCKDVLDIEQFSTVKGVELEPKDDSFYCKVSTGSVSIPWQMEMIESECFQELNVFHTDGTVPPDLDWRGQPSPAPKQGLLQRLFGRQDCCGNCSDSDDEPTRL; encoded by the exons AGAAAGACTACATCAGCATTTGTGAGCGGCAGCCAATCGGACGCACGCTCTTTCGGCAGTTCTGTGAAACCCGGGCTGAGCTGAGACGTTGTGTCAAATTTCTGGACGCTGTG GCAGAGTATgaggtcagtccagatgagaagaggagggagtgtgCTCAGGAGCTCCTAGACAAGTACTTCAGCCCAAAG TCAGAGGATCACATTCCTGAGTTGGGGGAGGACATGGTgggtcagtttacagagaggcTGGAGCAGGAGCCCTGTAAAGAACTCTTCAATGAGTGCACCAG actgatccatgACTACCTGAGTGTGGCTCCCTTCGCAGACTACATCGACAGCATGTACTATAACCGATTCCTGCAGTGGAAGTGGCtggagag GCAGCCAGTCACTAAGAACACATTCCGACAGTACAGGGTATTAGGGAAGGGAGGCTTCGGTGAG GTGTGTGCGTGCCAGGTGCGTGCCACAGGGAAGATGTACGCATGTAAGAAGTTGGAGAAGAAGAGGAtcaagaagaggaaaggagagtccATGGCCTTGAATGAGAAGCAGATTCTAGAGAAAGTCAACAGTAGGTTTGTA GTGAGTCTAGCATACGCGTATGAGACAAAGGACGCTCTGTGTCTAGTGCTGACTCTGATGAACGGGGGAGACCTCAAGTTCCACATCTATCACATGGGAGAGGCCGGCTTCGAGGAGAAGAGGGCTGTGTTCTACTCTGCAGAGCTGGCCTGTGGCCTGGAGGACCTGCACAGAGAGAGGATCGTCTACAG GGACCTGAAGCCTGAAAACATACTATTGGATGACCATG GTCATATCCGGATATCAGACCTGGGCTTGGCAGTCCACGTTCCCGAGGAAGAGACCATCAAGGGTCGGGTGGGCACTGTAGGGTACATGG ctccaGAGGTGGTGAAGAATGAGCGCTACACATTCAGCCCAGACTGGTGGgcgctgggctgtctgctgtatgaGATGATCGAGGGCCAGTCTCCCTTCCAGCAGCGCAAGAAGAAGATCAAACGTGAGGACGTGGAGAGGCTGGTCagagacgtggaggaggagtACTCAGACAAGTTCTCAGAGGACGCCAAGTCCCTCTGCAAAATG CTGCTGGCTAAAGAGCCCAGTGAGAGGCTGGGCTGCCAGGGGGAGGGGGCTACGGAGGTGAAGGCCCACCCCATCTTCCGATCCATCAACTTCAAGAGGCTGAAAGCTGGCAGGCTGAAGGCCCCCTTCACCCCTGAT CCCCAGGCCATTTACTGTAAGGACGTGCTGGACATTGAGCAGTTCTCCACGGTCAAGGGGGTGGAGTTGGAGCCCAAAGATGACTCATTCTACTGTAAAGTGTCCACAGGCAGCGTGTCCATCCCCTGGCAAAtggag ATGATTGAGTCCGAGTGCTTTCAGGAGCTCAACGTGTTTCATACGGATGGGACAGTTCCCCCGGACCTGGACTGGAGAGGACAGCCCTCGCCTGCTCCTAAACAGGGGCTGCTACAGAGGCTTTTTGGGAGACAG GACTGCTGTGGAAACTGCAGCGACAGTGATGATGAGCCCACCAGGCTGTGA
- the LOC115135941 gene encoding G protein-coupled receptor kinase 6-like isoform X3: MLQFPHISLCEELRETTEKDYISICERQPIGRTLFRQFCETRAELRRCVKFLDAVAEYEVSPDEKRRECAQELLDKYFSPKSEDHIPELGEDMVGQFTERLEQEPCKELFNECTRLIHDYLSVAPFADYIDSMYYNRFLQWKWLERQPVTKNTFRQYRVLGKGGFGEVCACQVRATGKMYACKKLEKKRIKKRKGESMALNEKQILEKVNSRFVVSLAYAYETKDALCLVLTLMNGGDLKFHIYHMGEAGFEEKRAVFYSAELACGLEDLHRERIVYRDLKPENILLDDHGHIRISDLGLAVHVPEEETIKGRVGTVGYMAPEVVKNERYTFSPDWWALGCLLYEMIEGQSPFQQRKKKIKREDVERLVRDVEEEYSDKFSEDAKSLCKMLLAKEPSERLGCQGEGATEVKAHPIFRSINFKRLKAGRLKAPFTPDPQAIYCKDVLDIEQFSTVKGVELEPKDDSFYCKVSTGSVSIPWQMEMIESECFQELNVFHTDGTVPPDLDWRGQPSPAPKQGLLQRLFGRQDCCGNCSDSDDEPTRL, translated from the exons AGAAAGACTACATCAGCATTTGTGAGCGGCAGCCAATCGGACGCACGCTCTTTCGGCAGTTCTGTGAAACCCGGGCTGAGCTGAGACGTTGTGTCAAATTTCTGGACGCTGTG GCAGAGTATgaggtcagtccagatgagaagaggagggagtgtgCTCAGGAGCTCCTAGACAAGTACTTCAGCCCAAAG TCAGAGGATCACATTCCTGAGTTGGGGGAGGACATGGTgggtcagtttacagagaggcTGGAGCAGGAGCCCTGTAAAGAACTCTTCAATGAGTGCACCAG actgatccatgACTACCTGAGTGTGGCTCCCTTCGCAGACTACATCGACAGCATGTACTATAACCGATTCCTGCAGTGGAAGTGGCtggagag GCAGCCAGTCACTAAGAACACATTCCGACAGTACAGGGTATTAGGGAAGGGAGGCTTCGGTGAG GTGTGTGCGTGCCAGGTGCGTGCCACAGGGAAGATGTACGCATGTAAGAAGTTGGAGAAGAAGAGGAtcaagaagaggaaaggagagtccATGGCCTTGAATGAGAAGCAGATTCTAGAGAAAGTCAACAGTAGGTTTGTA GTGAGTCTAGCATACGCGTATGAGACAAAGGACGCTCTGTGTCTAGTGCTGACTCTGATGAACGGGGGAGACCTCAAGTTCCACATCTATCACATGGGAGAGGCCGGCTTCGAGGAGAAGAGGGCTGTGTTCTACTCTGCAGAGCTGGCCTGTGGCCTGGAGGACCTGCACAGAGAGAGGATCGTCTACAG GGACCTGAAGCCTGAAAACATACTATTGGATGACCATG GTCATATCCGGATATCAGACCTGGGCTTGGCAGTCCACGTTCCCGAGGAAGAGACCATCAAGGGTCGGGTGGGCACTGTAGGGTACATGG ctccaGAGGTGGTGAAGAATGAGCGCTACACATTCAGCCCAGACTGGTGGgcgctgggctgtctgctgtatgaGATGATCGAGGGCCAGTCTCCCTTCCAGCAGCGCAAGAAGAAGATCAAACGTGAGGACGTGGAGAGGCTGGTCagagacgtggaggaggagtACTCAGACAAGTTCTCAGAGGACGCCAAGTCCCTCTGCAAAATG CTGCTGGCTAAAGAGCCCAGTGAGAGGCTGGGCTGCCAGGGGGAGGGGGCTACGGAGGTGAAGGCCCACCCCATCTTCCGATCCATCAACTTCAAGAGGCTGAAAGCTGGCAGGCTGAAGGCCCCCTTCACCCCTGAT CCCCAGGCCATTTACTGTAAGGACGTGCTGGACATTGAGCAGTTCTCCACGGTCAAGGGGGTGGAGTTGGAGCCCAAAGATGACTCATTCTACTGTAAAGTGTCCACAGGCAGCGTGTCCATCCCCTGGCAAAtggag ATGATTGAGTCCGAGTGCTTTCAGGAGCTCAACGTGTTTCATACGGATGGGACAGTTCCCCCGGACCTGGACTGGAGAGGACAGCCCTCGCCTGCTCCTAAACAGGGGCTGCTACAGAGGCTTTTTGGGAGACAG GACTGCTGTGGAAACTGCAGCGACAGTGATGATGAGCCCACCAGGCTGTGA